A window of ANME-2 cluster archaeon genomic DNA:
GATAAATATCTTTGATCTTAACATCCCAGAAAATTGTTGTTTTCTTTACAACGATAGTCACGGGATGTTAAGACTGAGGGTACTTTCATGCTAAATAACGAAAAATGAATTTACTTATTAATTTAAAGTTTGTCGGGGATTTTCGTTATCTTTTTATTGTCCTTTATGGACATGTGTCCTGAAGAAACATTAACATTAACATTAACAAATCCATCATTAATAGTAGCAATCTCTCCACTATGGATCTTATTATCAAAATTCCAAAGAACCTTTACACGATCACTAATTGAAATTTGATTTCCTTTAGGATCTTTCATTTTTAAAACCTCTTTTTTGACTGAGTTTCTAGATTTGTACCCAGGGGTTGGGATGAAAATTCATGCGTTTTAATCTGTGGATTTAGGTTAATACTAATCGGTCTGTTCAAATATTTTTTAATAACTTTTTTTCTTCCACTTTCATCCAATCTGCAATATACTTTCCAAAAAGCATCCATTTTCATGCCTCACATTAAATATTCATTATTTATTCATAATTATAAGTGCATAAAAGTTGTACTTCTTACTATATAAATCATCATGATTATGATGTTTAACTGATAATTCGGTTCAACACCTGCAAAAGATGCAGGTAACACCGGGCTGCGACCCCGGCATAAGTTGATGATTAAAGCACGGTAAAAAAACACAATTGAGAACTAACAGGGATATGTGGTAGTCATTTGGGAGTTTAATAAATAATGACTAAATGGTTCAATCTTCCCCTGTGCCGGATTTCCTAAGTACCGGATAACTTCTCCACAGCTTCCTCTACCAGTTCCCGTCCACCCCTGTCAACAAGCAAATGACCCAGCCGCCTGGCCTCCACCTCACAATTATCAAGAGGCACGACCTCATCCACCTTAACATACCTGTCACCATCCAGCGACAGCACCTCGGCACGTATCCGCACCCCGTCACCCTCAGTAGTAGCAAAAGCAGCGATGGGAACAAGACATCCACCACCTAAAATCCCGATGACTATACGCTCAAGTTTCGTTTCAAGATTACTCTGCGGGTGGTCCAGCAGTGATGCAGCCCTGTGAGCTTCGGTATCCTTAGGCGTCACAACCACAATGGTCCCCTGGTTGGCAGACGGACAGAAATGGTCAGGGTCCAGCCGGTGCACGTCCAGTTCCCAGCCCATACGCTGCAGTCCTGCCTCAGCCATCAGTATGCCATCGTACTGGCCTTCTGCGACTTTTCGGCGGCGAGTATCGATATTACCCCGCAGGTCCTTGATAACCAGGTCAGGCCTGTATCGTAGAAGCTGGGCCTGCCTGCGCATACTTGTGGTGCCTATCGTGGCCCCTTTGGGCATTTCATCAATCGTGGAGCCATCCCTGGCCAGCAGTACATCAAGAGGTGAATCCCTTTTCAATACAGCAGCAATAGCCAGTTCATCAGGCCGTTCAGTAGGGATATCCTTCATGCTGTGGACCGCGATATCTATCTCACCGTCCAGCATCCTGTCATCAAGTTCACGCACAAAAGCACCCACACCAGGTATCTGGTGCAGGGGGCGGTCAGTGAACGAATCACCGCTGGTCTTTATTATCTTGCGCTCTGTGTCAAATCCATGCTGCTTTAACATGGCAGCCACCTGGTCAGCCTGTGCCAGCGCCAGGGCACTGCCCCGTGTACCGATAATCATCAATTACGGCCTCAGGTTCTTTTCATATGCCTCGACCGTGGCAGCAATATCTTCGTCAGTGTGCGCTGTTGAGAGGAAATTGGTCTCGTACTGTGAAGGCGGCAGGAATACCCCGCTCTTCAGCATCCTGTGGAAGAATTCAAAGTAACCTTCCTTATCGCACTTCAAAGCTTCCTGGTAATTAGCAGGGATATCACCAAAGAATATCTTGAACATGGAACCCACGCCACTTATATAATAATCCAGACCCAGGTCGTTTATGGAATCCCGA
This region includes:
- the hemC gene encoding hydroxymethylbilane synthase; the encoded protein is MIIGTRGSALALAQADQVAAMLKQHGFDTERKIIKTSGDSFTDRPLHQIPGVGAFVRELDDRMLDGEIDIAVHSMKDIPTERPDELAIAAVLKRDSPLDVLLARDGSTIDEMPKGATIGTTSMRRQAQLLRYRPDLVIKDLRGNIDTRRRKVAEGQYDGILMAEAGLQRMGWELDVHRLDPDHFCPSANQGTIVVVTPKDTEAHRAASLLDHPQSNLETKLERIVIGILGGGCLVPIAAFATTEGDGVRIRAEVLSLDGDRYVKVDEVVPLDNCEVEARRLGHLLVDRGGRELVEEAVEKLSGT